From the genome of Ptychodera flava strain L36383 chromosome 3 unlocalized genomic scaffold, AS_Pfla_20210202 Scaffold_27__1_contigs__length_13241970_pilon, whole genome shotgun sequence:
aaattgagtgatttaaattacatcataataacacctgacaggcgaaaacaaaaacagctatgtcacataaatatgcttaagccatatttggatagggataatcctactataactcagcctgtcagtgcagtcagttcaaaccattatgaagatagtgatactgaaactgacttgagtgaaaatactctaaactcaaagctgggctcggtcaagcttcagaactcagaaatcctggagaagctggagtctacaaagttggcacacctccagccagaacaacaacaacaggtgaaagaactgctccatgaatataaacacctgtttcaagatgttccaacgaggacaacgtcatctatcacgacgttgatgttggggacagtaagcctgtaaaacaacatccatacagactgaatccaacaaaagcgaaatatctccaggaagaagtcaaatacctgctggacaatgactttattgaacccagtaaaagtaactggagttcgccgtgcatacttgttcccaaatcagatcacagttatcgtatgtgcacggactttaggaaggtcaacactttaacaaagacagacactttcccaatcccgaggattgatgactgcatcgaccgagtgggaaaagccaagtatgtgacgaaatttgacctactgaagggattttggcaagtccctctgacggatcgtgctcgtgaaatatccgcctttgttacaccagacggattgttccagtacaaggtgatgccattcggaatgaagaactctccggcaacgttccaacggatgatcaacgacgtcatatccgggctagacggatgtgcagcttacgttgacgacgtcgtcctgtatagtgacacctgggaggaacacatcaagctcatgcggaagttctttgagagactgagtaaagcaatgttgactgtcaaccttgccaaatctgagtttggttgggcgagggtaacttacctcggacatactgtaggacagggtgaggtaaaacctgttgatgccaaaatcagtgccatttcaagttttcccataccaaactgcaaacgacaactgatgcgctttctcggtatggctgttactacagaaaattctgtccaaatttctccacaattactgagcctttgactaacttacttaaaaagaaagtaaagtttgtttggtcagagcaatgccaacaggcatttgacacacttaaagccatactgcaaagtgccccagtgttgtctgcaccagatttcactttgccattcaaattagctgtggatgctagtgatacggctgctggtgctgttttattgcaagaggatagtcatggtgtagatcatcctgtttgctatttttcacgcaaatttaacaaatcccagagaaactactctacaattgaaaaagagtgtttatctttgatattagctttacagcattttgaagtttatgttacttcttcaaatcagccaatagtggtttatattgatcacaaccctcttgttttctgcagaaattcaaaggcaaaaatcagagattgctaagatggagtttaatgttacaggagtttaatcttgacattagacatatcaaaggcagagacaatttaattgcagactgtctctctcgtatttagaacttattgttgttcacactttaagattacatttgtaaagaaagatttttcttgaaaaattttcttttttgaagagggggtgtgttatgtaggtcatttcccccacactcatcatgacctgagttcaattagtctagaacattctcaaggtcactgcccttgatgacctcacaaccttgaattcaattagtcatgtttggaatgttctggaaagttgattagttgtgtaaggagataattttagaacagtattagcatgtcaataaaagttctagattgttcttatatgcctttataaaagggacgtgcacagcttccagtcagacttttgggatcgtgtctcttgtgtgttactaaactccagcagtagtcattctcaagacttttcaagaccttcactgccaacgctggatttatactgtggactttatgcatcttcaagcctgcaaggactgttcattcatccaactgactgttacaactctgagactggagcttgccgtcccagctgagataagtagtctgtacacttttaaagcttgtactctatccctgacttagcaattagttttattttcgtaataaattttgtttaaacgttaactgctgagttcacccttttgttcgtttttctctgcacgtaacaatgtgGGCACATAGTATCAAATATTGGTGCAGTAAATATAAGTTACTATGTGAAATTAAGTGATCATCTTGATTTGTAAGCACATCTTTTCTAATTTGTATAGGTTACGTGAATGACTGCTTCTCTGAGGCTGTGAAACTGGCTCAAAACCCCAAGAAACACAGGACTGATGTTATAAGAGTGGAAGACCCACCATTCCTTACTGCAGCTCTGTCCAAGCCGGACAAGGAAAGTGTCATTGCCGAACACTGTGCACGCTTTTGtgacaattacatgtaattaaacTGACAAGACAGAGTTTGACACACAACTGTCGTATGAAATTCTTTTATTCACgcattgaaatgtaatttcacAAAGCTGACAATAAACAACGGTCTAATATTTTTTTACGGCCAAATGCAGGCTTCCTCATTTTTTGGTTGACATTACGTGAATGTTCAATGGGTACAATCAGTGGTTCCCCATTACCTGTTCGACTGAAACTTAAGTGTTCAATTCACAGGAAAAAGTCactaaaatttcaaaagaacCAGTTACTTAGAATACCAAAACAGAGGCAACTTGGGTATGATTTGACAATATGAATGATGTATAATGTATCAGTGTAGTTCTGGAAGATTGTTCTTAGCAACAAGAAACcccttaaaaacaaaattatcttcTTCACCTGGTGGTGGAAAGTGTGCCCTGATGCAAGACACAGCACAGGCTGGTAATACAGTCTGGTTTTCTTTGCCAAGGAACTTCCAGCACCAACGGACAAACTGTCTATACGCAATGTGTCTATACTTAGCATCCTGGGGTCCATTGAATGCATTTCCTTTGTACTGGTACTTGTATGTTAGCCACGCCACCTCTAATGCATCTGGATAAAGGCACAGTGCATGCATTCCAGGATGGTCTGTAATACAGGTCAATCTTCCACTACACTGCTCCTCCCCTTTCATCCTTCTATCCACCATTTGCGGAATTTCAGCACAGCAAACACACTCAACAGCTGTGGGCATTGTTTGGCAGTGGTTGCACATGCACCTGTGAAATAGCATGAGATTGGGCTTAAAATAACTTGAGTTAAATCACTTACATCACTTTCAGCCCAAATTGTTTCGGCCGGTAATTTTTACAACCCCGTTTTTCGGCCCTGGCATCATGGCCGTTTCGGCCTTTATCAGCGCAGCCTATAGCCCAATTCGTTTTGTCATGACTGACATGAGAGACGACAGTACGACAATACAGACAGTGCAAGCGAGCGTTTTGTCATAAGGACTAACATAACAGTGGAACGACAGTACGAGTGTTTTGTCAGTAAGGCTAACATAACAGTGGGACGACATTCACAGTATGATAGAACGAGCATGTTGTGAGTAGGACTGACGTAGCATGAGACGACAGTACGACGGAGATGGAACGAATACGAGCGAGCGTTTTGTCACTATGACTGACATGATTTGCTAGAGACTTACAGCTACCACGTACAGCCCGAAATCTAGCTCTACCAATTTAATTCTGTGCACAGGGATCCTGTTCTGTAATAGCCTCGGGTAAAATAAATGCTCAAGTTTACTCAGGGCCGAAACAGCTAGGGTGGCGAAACAACCGGGGCCATGCAAAATTACCAGCCGAAACCAACAATTGCTGAAACAACCTGTTACTCTTACAAATGTAGAGACGAAAAACAACTGACAGCGACTTTCTTCATCGCCCCTTTTTATCCCTTGTGTGTTTCTGATTATGAACAATTTGTTAAAATGCGAAGAGTTCGCGTTTGTTTGAGACAATTTGACAATAGTATCTTACCATTCTTGCAGTTTTGTCGGGTCTAGCCGCCATTGTAGGTCGGCTCGCTGTGGTACAATGTATTCGGGATTTTCAACGGCATCAGGTTCATACATGTACGGACCGACGTACATAACTTCTtgtacttcttcttcttcttcttcgccTGGTAATAATTGTTCGTCCTCAGAGGACGAACAAGCACTGTCTTGGTCGTAGTACTCGACAGAAGCCGCCATCTTGCTCCAGGCGTGGAGTTAGCGCCAGGCAAGCGCAGACAGGGTTATCATCTATTGACGTCACACTTCCGGGTTTGATTTTTTCGCGGGAAAATGTGACCAAGCTTcggaaaaatgcaattttttcgGTAAATACGCCCCTTAACCATTTCTCTGCTGTAAATTTTTTTGCTTTTGCTCTTCCATGCATTATTTAACGGGTGAAAATCACCTTTTCAGCGATCTCATTTTTACTCTTCACCAGCcctttaagaagtatcactggagtgtatatgttgagatctatgggcatataggtctatgtcgttgttcccaatttgaaacacatgaggcatgtctaagttatggttctatatcgggaaaaaagatcagacctctagcagtattggccagccacgaattacatatgtgcataataaatgaggtacaagatgtgacatcttaaggtctaatatcctatcaaaattggagggtatagaacttgtggttactgagatatgcatatatatgtataatcaaggtcaaaggtcatcgaggtcacatgacattttgaaaaaaaaattacattgctaattaatccctatatgccaaaaaatcagacctctagctctattcgcttgcccagaattagatgtgtgcataattaatgatgtaaagcgtgtgttgtcataaggtctcccatcctactaaatacaaaggacatagcacttgtggttacttatttattgacataaacatatattttaaaaggtcatcgaggtcacatgacatttggtcaaaaatttctctcctatagttatccctatataccaaaaatcagacatccagctctattagcttgctcagaatgagatatgtgcataattaatgaggtacagtatgtgatgtcataaggtgtccaatcataccaaatatgaagggtgtagcacttgtggttactgagttatggacaaatatgtatatttgaggtcaaaggtcaccgaggtcacgtgacattttgtaaaaaaaaattgtattgctaagttatccctatataccaaaaatcagacctccagctctattggctcgctcaaaattagatatgcacataattaatgaggtacaatatgtggcaggGTTCTGCGCACGCCGGACGGCGCTGGTCGGGCCCGTCCGGCACTCAGAATTTCCGACCAGCATTGACAAGTGACCGACCGGCACTTGCAGTTCAATGCTTTGAACAATCAACATGAATGTCTATGACACTTTTGAGGTCAagcagttcataaaattgcatgaagagttgatgaaaacaatggtactatagaatgcctttcaataaaatgctatttaaacaataccactggttgattaccgtacgctgattttgcatatgaaaagctgttcagctgttgAACGTACGTTCACAAGATCATCGCCCTATAAATGAACTAGACACGGTTTTCCTGTCACACAGcatctctgtacgatcgaaagaaggagaaaaactgaagtttttttgctttgtatcaaGGTTTATAACCCCATAAAAATGAAATACGGAAGCGAAAATCAACACAAAAAACAGGACTTctaactaaaacgtactcttcaatgttcagttcagactcaatgagtggcattgtggaaagactgcatgcaatgaaagtcatgagcaagtttggtgtcaacgaatccagtctttgaattatcaatgaacactcacttatttttcaggtcaataagccagtagttacttgtccgtggcaacaagcctctctgtttgtgaattttcccattctacaatgactatcaagaagcaattgaagtgaatttgacatcgagaaattcaactttcaaaactatGGCCAATTAGTCAACCCCTAAGTTCTTGGTTTAAACTCTAGagagtctgcgcatgagcagtAACAAGACCAccaaggtcatttgaaaaaacactggatgctggtacagtgcaatggtaatccagACATCACAGTGGTGAGcgatgatataagcacaggaaaatgatgacaaaaaagtggtacattatttttcagaagcttcaaaagatTCCTTTACAACtacaaaagattttttttctttctgttttgttcaattaaaactaaaaaaatactttgaaggtacagtggaaatggctattatttgtatatcaagccctaagaatgtaaaaatacaagcatataaatgttacagttttttcatgaatattaatgctcatgaatattaatgagccgtccaGCACTCTTGGAACTCTGGGCAGAACcctgatgtggtgtcataaggtgtcccttcataccatacatgaagggtgtagcacttgtggttactgagttatggacaaatatgtatatttgatgtcaaaggtcgccgaggtcatgtgacattttgtcaaaaaaattgtattgctaagttatccctacataccaaaaatgagacctctagctctattggctcgctcaaaattagatatgcacataattaatgaggtacaatatgtagcgtcataaggtgtcccatcataccatacatgaagggtgtagcacttgtggttactgagttatggacaaatatgtatttgaggtcaaaggtcatcgaggtcacatgacattttgtcaaaatatccgagatatctgcgtgaagggatggactcacggatggacgaacagactgacatgacccaatctgtaagcccactggacttcatccatggggactaaaaattgtgtcactgcatcctttttgcaatatgaatacgatgagaaactaaattttatttttcgtggccttatacatgggagtctatggagatctgccttatacatgggagtctatggacgtgtaaactaaaaatatgcaaatttcacacgatttgcccaaatttgggaaaggtcactcctatgcacttccataccaagtttcaaatcaatcggacttgtggtttcagagaagaagatcttttgaccaaaaatgggagaaaattacaaaaaaattcatgaaaaatagcaagtccaagatactgacccaagatgtgcacaatcatttcaggtcagcccaaagtact
Proteins encoded in this window:
- the LOC139126531 gene encoding uncharacterized protein; this encodes MAASVEYYDQDSACSSSEDEQLLPGEEEEEEVQEVMYVGPYMYEPDAVENPEYIVPQRADLQWRLDPTKLQEWCMCNHCQTMPTAVECVCCAEIPQMVDRRMKGEEQCSGRLTCITDHPGMHALCLYPDALEVAWLTYKYQYKGNAFNGPQDAKYRHIAYRQFVRWCWKFLGKENQTVLPACAVSCIRAHFPPPGEEDNFVFKGFLVAKNNLPELH